A genomic window from Streptomyces sp. MST-110588 includes:
- a CDS encoding SCO5389 family protein codes for MSLDVSPALLEQAERGEVDEAEFLDCVRTSLPYAWGMISSLVARLEVDGGPIADNQTPPPDEQARGQLLRALASDAIRGSLERHFGVRLAFQNCHRVAVFPLGPAADDRLAAFTSIRGQLLNQSPELRDC; via the coding sequence ATGTCGCTCGACGTCTCACCGGCCCTCCTGGAACAGGCCGAGCGAGGCGAGGTGGACGAAGCGGAATTCCTCGACTGCGTCCGGACCTCCCTGCCTTACGCATGGGGGATGATCAGCTCCCTGGTGGCCCGGCTGGAAGTCGACGGTGGTCCCATCGCCGACAACCAGACGCCTCCGCCGGACGAGCAGGCGCGCGGGCAGTTGCTGCGCGCGCTGGCGAGTGACGCGATACGCGGGTCGTTGGAGCGCCATTTCGGCGTACGTCTCGCCTTCCAGAACTGTCACCGGGTCGCGGTCTTCCCGCTCGGCCCCGCGGCGGACGACAGACTGGCCGCCTTCACCTCGATCCGCGGTCAGCTTTTGAACCAGTCGCCCGAACTGCGCGACTGCTGA
- the nucS gene encoding endonuclease NucS, which produces MRLVIARCSVDYAGRLTAHLPSAPRLILVKADGSVSIHADDRAYKPLNWMSPPCSLKEGDGDVWTVENKGGEKLIITLEEIFHDSSHELGVDPGLIKDGVEAHLQELLADRIETLGEGYSLIRREYPTAIGPVDILCRDADGQTVAVEIKRRGEIDGVEQLTRYLELLNRDPLLAPVKGVFAAQEIKPQARVLATDRGIGCVVLDYDALRGIEDDKLRLF; this is translated from the coding sequence ATGCGTCTCGTCATCGCCCGCTGCTCCGTGGACTACGCGGGCCGGCTCACCGCCCACCTGCCCTCGGCCCCTCGCCTCATCCTTGTGAAGGCGGACGGCTCCGTCTCCATCCACGCGGACGACCGGGCCTACAAACCCCTCAACTGGATGTCGCCGCCCTGCTCCCTCAAGGAGGGGGACGGTGATGTGTGGACGGTGGAGAACAAGGGCGGCGAGAAGCTCATCATCACCCTGGAGGAGATCTTCCACGACTCCTCGCACGAGCTGGGGGTGGACCCCGGGCTCATCAAGGACGGTGTGGAGGCCCACCTCCAGGAACTGCTCGCCGACCGCATCGAGACACTGGGCGAGGGCTACTCGCTCATCCGGCGTGAGTACCCCACAGCCATCGGCCCGGTGGACATCCTGTGCCGGGACGCGGACGGCCAGACCGTCGCGGTGGAGATCAAGCGGCGTGGTGAGATCGACGGTGTCGAGCAGCTCACCCGCTACCTGGAACTGCTCAACCGCGATCCGCTGCTGGCTCCGGTCAAGGGCGTCTTCGCGGCCCAGGAGATCAAGCCGCAGGCGCGCGTCCTGGCCACCGACCGGGGCATCGGCTGTGTGGTGCTGGACTATGACGCGCTGCGCGGCATCGAGGACGACAAGCTCCGGCTGTTCTGA
- a CDS encoding ATP-binding protein produces MDPNSNRGAEEYGEQPRPAESPATPSGGPAGAPGGLARTAQLVSGPYLLTVNPVDGSEIEPCPPGEQPATPEKHGPQERAAQARAAAPPAPSGTTTGTPARTRPLLERAEETERLVRLLARGRSVRLTGPSGSGRTRLLDAVATACADLAPDGVIRLSGYHRTPTDVMYELFAAVHRAPLHRPDRGELLRLLGDIGAIVVLDDLEFGGAALDELLGATPECAFLLAATPDVAAPSAGSHLEEVFLAGIGRDACRELLEDIVGRPLSEEETAWAADLWFESEGLPQRFVQAGALLRLRAEQAAGTHATGEEPAGGAPLPTVAEMAAPAPLLAAGLGEAARETLRLAVALGGELPHQAHLPALAGDENADASLGDLLDCGLATPAGRHYRLAATVRDQLVAAGYADGAAERAEAVARHYAWWAGHPSVTPERAADEADAILAAMGVLTTSPESGHAGTAVQLARAAAPAFAAALHWSAWERSLRHGQEAARRCGEVAEEAYFHHELGVLALCTGNLDKARAELEASIGLRGVLSDRSGAVAGRRALALVADRSGTFAPVTTAAAAGEEIPDARSEESASPPGGVASVLPTARPADETAPTVITPGAAAATARPATGRKRLLMLTGARRNLVAAGAGALLAAVLGTVVTLGATSGTDDGGGAGRVKTDHSAQQDQGGGGLPADQPGRPGATQAPGTVYKKSQRPGGAGGHAPGTTGNPQSSSPGAGDGPTTGGPGGPTTAPTAPTTRPTAPTTQSTPPTTRPTAPTTKPTASTTKPTTKPTAPTTEPTQKPTGPTQSQTATGPSTGGTGGTGSTGASESVTSAPASSGGSGSGPRSGSGTPV; encoded by the coding sequence ATGGACCCGAACAGCAACCGGGGAGCCGAGGAGTACGGCGAGCAGCCCCGCCCCGCCGAGTCACCGGCAACCCCCTCCGGCGGACCGGCCGGCGCTCCCGGAGGGCTCGCCCGCACCGCCCAGCTCGTCTCGGGACCCTATCTCCTGACCGTCAACCCCGTGGACGGAAGCGAGATCGAGCCCTGCCCGCCGGGCGAACAGCCCGCCACACCCGAGAAGCACGGCCCCCAGGAGCGGGCCGCGCAGGCCCGTGCCGCCGCCCCGCCCGCCCCCTCGGGCACCACCACCGGCACCCCGGCCCGCACCCGTCCCCTCCTGGAACGCGCGGAGGAGACCGAGCGCCTGGTACGGCTGCTGGCCCGCGGCCGTTCCGTACGGCTCACCGGGCCCAGCGGCTCGGGCCGTACGCGTCTGCTGGACGCCGTCGCCACCGCCTGCGCCGACCTCGCGCCCGACGGCGTCATCCGCCTCTCCGGCTACCACCGCACGCCGACCGACGTGATGTACGAGCTGTTCGCGGCCGTCCACCGCGCCCCCCTGCACCGTCCCGACCGCGGCGAACTGCTGCGGCTGCTCGGCGACATCGGCGCCATCGTCGTCCTGGACGACCTGGAGTTCGGCGGCGCCGCGCTGGACGAACTGCTGGGCGCCACCCCCGAATGCGCCTTCCTGCTCGCCGCCACCCCCGACGTCGCGGCGCCCTCCGCCGGCTCCCACCTCGAAGAGGTCTTCCTCGCCGGCATCGGCCGCGACGCCTGCCGGGAACTGCTCGAAGACATCGTGGGCCGGCCTCTGAGCGAGGAGGAGACGGCCTGGGCGGCGGACCTGTGGTTCGAGTCCGAGGGGCTGCCGCAGCGCTTCGTGCAGGCCGGAGCGCTGCTGCGACTGCGGGCGGAGCAGGCCGCCGGTACGCACGCCACCGGCGAGGAGCCGGCCGGCGGAGCGCCACTGCCGACGGTGGCCGAGATGGCCGCGCCCGCGCCGCTGCTCGCTGCCGGGCTCGGTGAGGCGGCCCGCGAGACCCTGCGGCTGGCGGTCGCACTCGGCGGCGAACTGCCCCACCAGGCCCACCTGCCCGCCCTGGCCGGGGACGAGAACGCCGACGCCTCCCTCGGCGACCTGCTGGACTGCGGGCTGGCCACCCCGGCCGGACGGCACTACCGGCTCGCCGCGACCGTACGGGACCAACTGGTGGCCGCCGGGTACGCCGACGGCGCCGCCGAGCGGGCCGAGGCCGTCGCCCGGCACTACGCCTGGTGGGCCGGACACCCCTCGGTCACACCCGAGCGCGCCGCGGACGAGGCGGACGCGATCCTGGCCGCGATGGGCGTACTGACCACGAGCCCGGAGAGCGGACACGCCGGCACCGCCGTACAACTGGCCCGCGCCGCGGCCCCGGCCTTCGCCGCGGCACTGCACTGGAGCGCCTGGGAGCGCAGCCTGCGGCACGGCCAGGAAGCCGCACGGCGCTGCGGTGAGGTCGCCGAAGAGGCGTACTTCCACCACGAGCTGGGCGTGCTCGCGCTGTGCACCGGCAACCTGGACAAGGCGCGCGCCGAACTGGAGGCGTCCATCGGTCTGCGCGGGGTGCTCTCCGACCGCAGCGGTGCCGTCGCGGGCCGCCGTGCGCTGGCCCTGGTAGCGGACCGCTCCGGCACCTTCGCGCCGGTCACCACCGCCGCCGCGGCCGGCGAGGAGATCCCGGACGCCCGCTCGGAGGAGTCCGCCTCGCCGCCCGGCGGGGTGGCCTCCGTGCTGCCGACGGCCCGCCCCGCCGACGAGACCGCACCCACCGTGATCACCCCCGGGGCCGCGGCGGCCACCGCCCGCCCCGCCACGGGCCGCAAGCGGCTGCTGATGCTCACCGGGGCCCGGCGCAACCTGGTGGCCGCGGGCGCCGGCGCCCTGCTGGCGGCCGTGCTGGGCACCGTCGTCACGCTGGGCGCCACCTCCGGCACGGACGACGGGGGCGGCGCCGGCCGGGTCAAGACCGACCACTCCGCGCAGCAGGACCAGGGTGGCGGCGGGCTGCCCGCCGACCAGCCCGGCCGTCCGGGCGCCACACAGGCGCCCGGAACGGTGTACAAAAAGAGCCAGCGGCCCGGCGGCGCGGGCGGCCACGCCCCGGGGACCACCGGCAACCCGCAGAGCAGTTCTCCGGGAGCCGGTGACGGGCCCACCACCGGCGGGCCCGGCGGCCCGACCACCGCACCGACGGCTCCGACCACCCGGCCGACCGCCCCCACCACCCAGTCGACGCCTCCGACCACCCGGCCGACCGCCCCGACGACCAAGCCCACGGCTTCCACCACCAAGCCCACCACCAAGCCGACCGCGCCGACCACCGAGCCGACGCAGAAGCCGACCGGTCCCACGCAGTCGCAGACGGCGACCGGCCCGTCGACCGGCGGGACGGGCGGTACGGGCAGTACGGGCGCCAGCGAGTCGGTGACCAGCGCCCCCGCCTCGTCCGGAGGTTCCGGGAGCGGGCCGCGGTCCGGCAGCGGCACGCCCGTCTGA
- a CDS encoding STAS domain-containing protein: MHIRGDHAELVVGGRLDVRSAADARTALHTAVDSGHGDLVLDLTELDSWDATGLGVIMGAHRRAGRANRRLVLRGVPPQMQRLLVATRLHRILAIEGGIEAESLPRV, translated from the coding sequence ATGCACATCAGGGGCGACCACGCCGAGCTGGTCGTCGGGGGCCGCCTCGACGTCCGCAGCGCGGCGGACGCCCGTACGGCCTTGCACACCGCCGTCGACTCGGGCCACGGCGACCTGGTGCTGGACCTGACCGAGCTGGACTCCTGGGACGCCACCGGCCTCGGCGTGATCATGGGAGCGCACCGCCGCGCCGGGCGGGCCAACCGGCGGCTCGTCCTGCGGGGCGTCCCCCCTCAGATGCAGCGCCTGCTGGTCGCGACCCGGCTGCACCGCATCCTCGCCATCGAGGGCGGCATCGAAGCGGAATCGCTTCCGCGCGTCTGA
- a CDS encoding 3-hydroxyacyl-CoA dehydrogenase family protein, producing the protein MARKLAVVGAGLMGSGIAQVSAQAGWDVVLRDVTDEALARGRGGIEASYEKFVSKGKLESSAAEAALARITTTTDLDAAADADVVVEAVFEKIEVKREIFQTLDKLVKDETVLASNTSAIPITKIAAATGRPERVVGTHFFSPVPMMGLCELVRGHKTSDETLATAREFAESVGKTCIVVNRDVAGFVTTRLISALVVEAAKLYESGVASAEDIDIACKLGFGHAMGPLATADLTGVDILLHATENIYTETQDEKFAPPEIMRRMVDAGDIGRKSGQGFYGH; encoded by the coding sequence GTGGCAAGGAAGCTCGCCGTCGTCGGGGCCGGACTCATGGGGTCCGGGATCGCACAGGTATCGGCCCAGGCGGGCTGGGACGTCGTCCTGCGTGACGTCACTGACGAGGCGCTGGCCCGGGGCAGGGGCGGCATCGAGGCGTCGTACGAGAAGTTCGTCTCCAAGGGCAAGCTGGAGTCCTCGGCCGCCGAGGCCGCGCTGGCCCGCATCACCACCACCACCGACCTGGACGCCGCCGCCGACGCGGACGTCGTCGTCGAGGCCGTCTTCGAGAAGATCGAGGTCAAGCGGGAGATCTTCCAGACCCTGGACAAGCTGGTCAAGGACGAGACGGTGCTGGCCTCCAACACCTCCGCCATCCCGATCACCAAGATCGCAGCGGCCACCGGCCGCCCCGAGCGGGTCGTGGGCACCCACTTCTTCTCGCCGGTGCCGATGATGGGGCTGTGCGAGCTGGTGCGCGGCCACAAGACCAGTGACGAAACCCTCGCCACCGCCCGGGAGTTCGCCGAGTCGGTCGGCAAGACCTGCATCGTCGTCAACCGTGACGTCGCCGGGTTCGTCACCACCCGTCTGATCTCCGCGTTGGTGGTCGAGGCGGCGAAGCTGTACGAGTCGGGCGTCGCCTCCGCCGAGGACATCGACATCGCCTGCAAGCTGGGCTTCGGCCACGCCATGGGGCCGCTGGCCACCGCCGACCTCACCGGCGTGGACATCCTCCTGCACGCCACCGAGAACATCTACACCGAGACCCAGGACGAGAAGTTCGCGCCGCCGGAGATCATGCGCCGCATGGTCGACGCGGGCGACATCGGCCGCAAGAGCGGGCAGGGCTTCTACGGGCACTGA
- a CDS encoding TetR/AcrR family transcriptional regulator translates to MAEGLRERKKRQTRQRISDMATGLFLERGFDAVTVAEIAEVCEVSVNTVYNYFPAKEDLFLDRGAGLVDRLPRCVRGRRVGESAARAVLDELREQVEAVSPTVGLIEGYARFMRVIEGAAALKARLWQLQQQQAVSLEEALREAAGAPPPDPMPMLVAGQLNWVHSTLMGTIGREMMAGRKPAEVSREALALLEEIEDLLSERVLNYAVRRAE, encoded by the coding sequence ATGGCAGAGGGACTCAGGGAGCGCAAGAAGCGGCAGACCCGGCAGCGCATCTCGGACATGGCCACCGGCCTGTTCCTGGAGCGGGGCTTCGACGCGGTCACGGTCGCGGAGATCGCCGAGGTCTGCGAGGTCTCCGTCAACACCGTCTACAACTACTTCCCGGCCAAGGAGGACCTCTTCCTGGACCGCGGCGCCGGGCTGGTGGACCGCCTCCCGCGCTGCGTACGCGGCCGGCGGGTGGGGGAGTCGGCCGCCCGCGCCGTCCTGGACGAACTGCGCGAGCAGGTCGAAGCGGTGTCACCCACCGTCGGGCTCATCGAGGGCTACGCCCGCTTCATGCGGGTCATCGAGGGCGCGGCGGCCCTCAAGGCCCGGCTGTGGCAGCTCCAGCAGCAGCAGGCCGTCAGCCTGGAGGAGGCGCTGCGCGAGGCGGCCGGCGCGCCGCCGCCGGACCCGATGCCGATGCTGGTGGCCGGTCAGCTCAACTGGGTGCACTCCACCCTCATGGGCACCATCGGCCGCGAGATGATGGCCGGCCGCAAGCCGGCCGAGGTGTCCCGCGAGGCCCTCGCGCTGCTGGAGGAGATCGAGGACCTGCTGAGCGAGCGCGTCCTCAACTACGCCGTGCGCCGGGCGGAATGA
- a CDS encoding ATP-binding cassette domain-containing protein — translation MAVINASGLARTFTTERGTVQAVRGIDLTAGRGEILGLLGPNGAGKTTTLRMLATLLAPTGGSATVAGCDLVRDPAGVRRSTGYVAQSGGVDPNVSVREELVTQGRLYRLSKAEAAARTEELADALGLDGLLDRKCAAMSGGQRRRLDIAMGLVHRPAVLFLDEPTTGLDPGSRAGLWELVRRLRTDFGTTVVLTTHYLDEADALADRVVVVDHGVVAAEGTPRALKTEYAGSPDASLQDAFLAITGRGPAPVDTTPVAV, via the coding sequence ATGGCAGTCATCAACGCGTCCGGCCTGGCCCGGACCTTCACCACCGAACGCGGCACCGTCCAAGCGGTGCGCGGCATCGACCTGACCGCCGGGCGCGGCGAGATCCTGGGCCTGCTCGGCCCGAACGGCGCCGGGAAGACCACCACGCTGCGGATGCTCGCCACGCTCCTTGCGCCCACCGGCGGAAGCGCGACCGTGGCCGGCTGCGACCTGGTCCGCGACCCGGCCGGGGTGCGGCGCAGCACCGGGTACGTGGCCCAGTCCGGCGGCGTCGACCCGAACGTCTCCGTACGGGAGGAACTGGTGACCCAGGGGCGCCTGTACCGCCTGTCGAAGGCCGAGGCGGCGGCCCGCACCGAGGAGCTGGCGGACGCGCTCGGCCTCGACGGGCTGCTGGACCGCAAGTGCGCGGCGATGTCCGGCGGGCAGCGGCGGCGGCTGGACATCGCCATGGGACTGGTACACCGGCCCGCGGTGCTGTTCCTGGACGAGCCGACGACGGGGCTCGACCCCGGTAGCCGGGCCGGCCTGTGGGAGCTGGTCCGGCGGCTGCGTACGGACTTCGGCACCACGGTCGTGCTGACCACCCACTACCTCGACGAGGCGGACGCGCTGGCGGACCGGGTCGTGGTCGTGGACCACGGCGTGGTGGCCGCCGAGGGCACCCCGCGCGCGCTGAAGACGGAGTACGCCGGCTCGCCCGACGCCTCCCTCCAGGACGCCTTCCTCGCCATCACCGGGCGCGGCCCCGCCCCCGTGGACACCACCCCCGTCGCCGTCTGA
- a CDS encoding ABC transporter permease, with protein MSPVLSDTALIFGRYARQTLRSKLQMLFGVLMPLLYLLFFGPLLTDVPLASRGSSWQVLVPGLLLQLALFGGSFCGFAIVLEKQYGVLERMRVTPVSRLALLLGRVLRDAALFTAQSVLLVLAAVVMGLRAPLGGILIGFAFVAVTTVALSSFSYALAMKVSSPQEFGPVVNAATLPTMLLSGLMLPMALAPGWLDVLSHVMPLRYLVDGVRAAYVGDYTAPSVLYGALVAAGLAVAATALCTRAFRRAAA; from the coding sequence ATGTCCCCCGTCCTGTCCGACACGGCCCTGATCTTCGGGCGCTACGCCCGCCAGACCCTGCGCTCCAAACTCCAGATGCTCTTCGGCGTGCTGATGCCGCTGCTCTACCTGCTCTTCTTCGGCCCGCTGCTCACCGATGTGCCGCTGGCCTCCCGGGGCAGCTCCTGGCAGGTCCTGGTACCCGGCCTGCTGCTCCAACTCGCCTTGTTCGGCGGGTCGTTCTGCGGCTTCGCCATCGTCCTGGAGAAGCAGTACGGCGTGCTGGAACGGATGCGGGTGACGCCCGTCAGCCGGCTCGCGCTGCTGCTGGGGCGGGTGCTGCGGGACGCGGCGCTGTTCACCGCGCAGTCGGTGCTGCTGGTGCTGGCGGCGGTGGTGATGGGGCTGCGGGCGCCGCTGGGCGGCATCCTCATCGGGTTCGCGTTCGTCGCCGTGACGACCGTCGCGCTGTCCTCGTTCTCCTACGCGCTGGCCATGAAGGTCAGCTCGCCGCAGGAGTTCGGGCCGGTCGTGAACGCGGCCACCTTGCCCACGATGCTGCTGTCCGGCCTGATGCTGCCCATGGCCCTGGCGCCCGGCTGGCTGGACGTGCTCTCGCACGTCATGCCGCTGCGCTACCTCGTGGACGGCGTCCGGGCGGCCTACGTCGGCGACTACACCGCGCCGAGCGTGCTGTACGGCGCGCTGGTCGCGGCCGGGCTCGCCGTAGCGGCCACGGCCCTGTGCACCAGGGCCTTCCGCAGGGCCGCGGCGTAG
- a CDS encoding cob(I)yrinic acid a,c-diamide adenosyltransferase, with translation MVNLTRIYTRTGDKGTTHLGDMSRTAKTDARIAAYADANEANAAIGVAIALGSLHPEVVKVLVRVQNDLFDVGADLSTPVVDNPGHPPLRVEQTYIDKLEADCDRFLEDLEKLRSFILPGGTPGAALLHQACTVVRRAERSTWAAFEEHGDTMNPLTATYLNRLSDLLFILARTANKEVGDVLWVPGGER, from the coding sequence ATGGTCAATCTGACGCGCATCTACACCCGCACCGGGGACAAAGGCACCACCCACCTCGGCGACATGAGCCGTACCGCCAAGACCGACGCACGGATCGCGGCGTACGCGGACGCCAACGAGGCCAACGCGGCGATCGGCGTGGCCATCGCCCTGGGCTCGCTGCACCCGGAGGTCGTCAAGGTCCTCGTCCGGGTGCAGAACGACCTGTTCGACGTGGGCGCGGACCTGTCCACGCCCGTGGTGGACAACCCCGGGCACCCGCCGCTGCGCGTCGAGCAGACCTACATCGACAAGCTGGAGGCCGACTGCGACCGCTTCTTGGAGGACCTGGAGAAGCTGCGCAGCTTCATCCTCCCGGGCGGCACGCCGGGCGCGGCCCTGCTGCACCAGGCGTGCACGGTCGTACGGCGCGCCGAGCGCTCGACATGGGCGGCCTTCGAAGAGCACGGCGACACCATGAACCCGCTCACCGCCACCTACCTCAACCGCCTCTCCGACCTGCTGTTCATCCTGGCCCGTACGGCCAACAAGGAGGTCGGGGACGTGCTGTGGGTGCCGGGCGGCGAACGGTAG
- a CDS encoding histidine kinase, with the protein MSALRLPARPHRVDVRIAAGGLLGGLLLWVLGLHSGPPLLGLPQSCTLVALVMMSGAELLRRSVPLGALALAVLALALDVCTGTLLATVLMFTDVVYAAVLYGPPAAARRVPVSCVLLTVIATIVPVAVLREPQALLIGVVFGMGTVGPAWTGVIVRDHREDARSARLMAEQTALLAEMDHRDAVHAERTRMARELHDMVANHLSAIAIHATAAQAVDDPAATREALGVIRENSVQGLAEMRRLIGLLRDTKAPGGTEEPTATPTLDGLEALLARARTNGASSGLAFTLDDTRPARTTGDDGRPAALPAPVELAAYRIVQESLTNALKHAAPGEVTVALAHEDGGPLTVTVTSPYGDRPGPRAPGSGAGLVGMRERIALLGGTFEAGPVAGPGAGPAGKTWQVRAALPVHEEEQRR; encoded by the coding sequence GTGAGCGCACTCCGTCTGCCCGCCCGCCCGCACCGCGTCGACGTGCGCATCGCGGCCGGCGGCCTGCTCGGCGGGCTGCTGCTGTGGGTGCTCGGGCTGCACAGCGGTCCGCCGCTGCTCGGCCTGCCGCAGAGCTGCACGCTGGTGGCCCTGGTGATGATGTCCGGCGCGGAGCTGCTGCGCCGGAGCGTCCCGCTCGGCGCGCTGGCCCTGGCCGTGCTCGCCCTGGCGCTGGACGTGTGCACCGGCACGCTGCTCGCCACCGTGCTGATGTTCACGGACGTGGTCTACGCGGCCGTGCTCTACGGTCCCCCGGCCGCCGCCCGCCGCGTTCCGGTGTCGTGTGTGCTGCTCACGGTGATCGCCACGATCGTGCCGGTGGCGGTGCTGCGCGAGCCGCAGGCCCTGCTGATCGGCGTGGTCTTCGGCATGGGCACCGTCGGCCCGGCCTGGACCGGTGTGATCGTCCGCGACCACCGCGAGGACGCCCGCTCCGCCCGTCTGATGGCCGAACAGACCGCGCTGCTGGCCGAGATGGACCACCGGGACGCGGTGCACGCCGAGCGCACCCGTATGGCCCGTGAGCTGCACGACATGGTGGCCAACCACCTCTCGGCCATCGCGATCCACGCCACTGCCGCGCAGGCGGTCGACGACCCGGCGGCCACCCGCGAGGCCCTCGGGGTGATCCGTGAGAACAGCGTGCAGGGGCTGGCCGAAATGCGCCGTCTGATCGGGCTGCTGCGGGACACCAAGGCTCCCGGCGGTACGGAGGAGCCCACCGCCACCCCGACGCTGGACGGGCTGGAGGCGCTGCTCGCCCGAGCCCGTACCAACGGCGCGAGCAGCGGACTGGCCTTCACCCTTGACGACACCCGCCCGGCCCGCACCACCGGTGACGACGGGCGGCCGGCCGCCTTGCCGGCGCCGGTCGAGCTGGCCGCGTACCGCATCGTCCAGGAGTCGCTGACCAACGCGCTCAAGCACGCCGCGCCGGGCGAGGTCACGGTGGCGCTGGCGCACGAGGACGGCGGGCCGCTGACCGTCACCGTGACCAGCCCCTACGGTGACCGTCCGGGCCCGCGCGCCCCCGGGTCGGGGGCGGGGCTGGTGGGGATGCGCGAGCGGATCGCGCTGCTGGGCGGCACGTTCGAGGCGGGCCCGGTGGCCGGCCCGGGGGCGGGTCCGGCGGGCAAGACGTGGCAGGTGCGGGCCGCACTGCCGGTACACGAGGAGGAACAACGACGATGA
- a CDS encoding response regulator transcription factor, which produces MTGAAARPVRVLVAEDQSAVRAGLVLILRSAPDIEVAGEAADGEEAVRLARELRPDVVLMDVQMPRLDGVSTTRQVVAEDLADVLVLTTFDLDEYVFGALRAGAAGFLLKDSDAATLIGAVRTVAGGEGLIAPAVTRRLIAEFAGPRSAHGSQGPDPAVLDSLTRREREVLGCLGQGMSNADVAVRLEMAEATVKTHVSRLLAKLELRSRVQAAVLARELGVGVDG; this is translated from the coding sequence ATGACAGGCGCTGCCGCGCGCCCGGTGCGGGTGCTCGTCGCCGAGGACCAGTCCGCCGTACGGGCCGGGCTCGTACTCATCCTGCGCTCCGCGCCCGACATCGAGGTCGCCGGGGAGGCGGCGGACGGTGAGGAGGCGGTCCGGCTGGCCCGCGAACTGCGGCCGGACGTGGTGCTGATGGACGTACAGATGCCCCGGCTGGACGGGGTCTCGACCACCCGGCAGGTGGTGGCCGAGGACCTGGCGGACGTGCTGGTGCTGACCACGTTCGACCTGGACGAGTACGTCTTCGGGGCGCTGCGGGCGGGGGCCGCCGGGTTCCTGCTGAAGGACAGCGACGCGGCCACGCTGATCGGTGCCGTACGCACCGTGGCCGGCGGCGAGGGACTGATCGCGCCCGCCGTCACCCGCCGGCTGATCGCGGAGTTCGCCGGCCCCCGGTCCGCGCACGGCAGCCAGGGGCCGGACCCGGCCGTCCTGGACTCCCTGACCCGGCGCGAACGCGAGGTGCTGGGCTGCCTGGGGCAGGGGATGTCCAACGCCGATGTCGCGGTGCGCCTGGAGATGGCGGAGGCCACTGTCAAGACGCATGTCAGCCGTTTGCTGGCCAAGCTGGAGCTGCGCAGCCGGGTGCAAGCGGCGGTGCTGGCGCGGGAGTTGGGCGTGGGCGTGGACGGGTGA